In Shewanella sp. GD04112, the sequence TTCGAGGTGGTTGAACTTGAGCGTCAGCGTGTCGCCCGAGGTCTCTATCTTATCAAGTGCCACGTTGGTCAGCAGTTGGCATTGGATATCGCTGACTAAACGTTTTTGGTAAAGCAGGTCATAAATATCGTTGATTAACTCGGCATTGATCCCTTTGTAGAGGGATTTTTGCTTCGCAATCAAGCGACTGCGCTTTTCTGGCGACAGTTCATGGAAGTAATCCACATAATCTGGCGAAGTCATTTCTAGGGTGAGTTTGGTGTATTCCAGCGGATAAAAGCGTGGCGAGCGGGTCATCCAATTTAATTGATAACCATAGGTATCAATATCTTGCAGAAGATCGTAAAAGATTTCCGCGGCGCTTTGACCACTGCCGATCACGGTAATGGCGCTTTGGCTCTGCAGGTAGGTTTTTTGCTGCATATAGCTGGCGCTATGCATCACACGGGGGTCGTGTAGCGGGCAATTGTCTGGCACATAGGGCGTGGTGCCCGTGCCGAGCACCAGTTTGCGGCACAAATAGGTTTGGGGCTGGCCGCTGCGTCTATCCACACCCGTAACATGGTAGATACCTTCTCCGGCGTTGTAATCGAGTTGGGTCACCTTAAAACCGAATCTCAGGTTGGAGAGTTGTTTGCTAACCCATTGACAATAATGGTTATACTCATTCCGTGGCAGGAAAAAGTTTTCACGGATATAAAAGGGGTACAGCCTGCCAGTTTGCTTAGCAAAATTGAGGTAACTATAACGACTGGTGGGATCGGCCATGGTCACTAAGTCGGACATAAACGGTGTTTGCAGCCGAGAGGCGCTGAGCAGCATACCTGGATGCCAATCAAACTCGGTTTTGGCATCAAGAAACAAACAGCTAAAGCCATCGATAGGTTCACTCAGGGCGGCCAATCCGAGATTGAATGGACCTATGCCGATACCGAGTAGATCGAAAATCCTGCGATCGTTTTCCTTTTTTGGGGTAGTCACTTACGCCTCCTTAAGTTTCAGCTGCCAACCGAAACTGTGGTTGTCATCATCGGCTGATGGGCAAGTAGGAGTGGTTCTCTCTGCCTCAGCCGAGTGAGTCATTCCCTTATCTTGCGGATCAGGTTCGGTTCCATGTGTTGCGCATAAGCTGAGGATGAGTGCATCAGCGCAACGGCGAATAAATTAGCATTCAAAAAATTACAAATGCAAATCATTCTCATTTAAGGGTTGTCGGAGGTGTCGTACTTTTGACTGGGAAATAAAGGGCTGAAATACGGTTTGTCAGCGAGGCAGCTGCCGTAGCATAAAATGATTAAAACATGTCATTAAGAATATCTTTTAAGCAATATTCAAAACAAAAACAGTGGATTACAGTTAAGTTGACGTCGGATTTATTTCGGGCTGCCAGCATTGCGGGACGCAGTCTTAAGCAACGAAAGTGTGAGTCAATCTTGAGTGTAAATCGACTGTAAATCCGAGTCTTTGGCTAGGTTATTAGGCAGGTTTAGGGCAAAGCGGAGGAGGGTGTCATAAAAGCCATTTGGGAAAATGGCTTTAGCGGCATTAAACACGGAGGTGAGTTTAAGGTAATTGCACAAACGCGGCGGTTAACTTTCGCACTAAGGGTAATACCATCAGTAGGGTTGGGAAGGCCACTGCCCATGAAATCCCCCACGCACTCAGCCAAAGTTCAACAAATTGCGTCGATGCACCGACACCGTTGAAGGTACTGATCCCTGATACTATGCAGCTCATTAAAATCGAAAGAAAAAATGGCATCACAACCGTAGCGTATTTAGCGGGCAGCTTAGGCGTACCAAAAATCGTGCGGGGCTTGGGAGTCGGGACTGAGTTTACGCTAGACATTAAAACCTCAATAGGTGTCGCTTTTGCAAAAGCTGCTTAGGTCAGCAGATTAGGCGAAAGCATTTTTTTGGCGAAAGACGTTAGGGATTGCGCCGTAGGCATTGAGCTTATCAAACCTTAAGCACAATCGGTTCGCCATTTTAGGGGCAAAATCCCCTAAAAGCTATTTGCTCTTAGTCTCGATTGAGTGTCTGGCCATTGCTCTGGAAAGCCTGCGCTGAAAACGCGAGCACTGCGTTAATATTGAGTCCAGCCTTAATCTTGCCAGTTAGTCACCCATAATTCCCCAGTAACATTGACCCAATGACCACGGGAAATTGGTGAGGTGCCCAGTTCGTTATCGAAGGGAAGGGGGAGGCTCGATTGCAGTAAATACACAGTATCATCGGGCGTTTGGGTGATCTCAACGATTTGCCCAGATGCCTCAAAGTGACAATTATGTTTAGGGAATTGCAGACTCTGGCGGTGTTCAATGATGTCGGTCTGTAGGTTTGCCTTAGCTAAGCGGCCGAAGAGTTCAACCTTAACCCACTGATTCAACGGAAAACGTTGTTTAGCCTGTTGATCGCTACCCTGATAATAAAACCATACTGGGGCGCCATTATCACATTGGGCGGCGACTTCACCTTGAAAACCACAGCCCCAAGGCGTGACGTCGAGAATATAGATTTGATACTGCATAAAAAGTCCATTTACCATAACAAAACTGCCGATGTTACCGGCGTTATATTAACATCTCTTTCGCTAAGACATGAGACTCAGCGCCCAATATAAGCCTTGGGTTTGACAGTTTTAAGATGCAGTTGGTTCTCTGCTCAACATAGTTTTTGCCGTGGTAATTAATACTATAAAAAAAGGCCAAATCCGCAGATTTGGCCCTGAATGATTGTATCACTCCGATGAGGCGATTAGGTTGCCGCTTTCATTGCGCGGGTAAATTCGCCTAAGGTGGACAGCAGTTTTGCTTCATCCTGTTGATGAGCTTCGATAATTTTAACCACGGCAGAGCCTGAAATTGCACCCGCGGCGCCCGCTTGAATGGCGGCGCTCACTTGAGCAGGCTCGGCAATCCCAAAACCTAATAGCGGTGGCGGCGCATTAAATGCTTGCAGCTTAGCTAAAATTTCTTCAACGGGCGTTCCTGCCTTAGTGTCTGTGCCTGTTACACCGGCGCGGGACAATAGATAGGTATAGCCTTCGCCACTTTTGCTCACTTTTTCAAGGGTGTCGCTATCGGCATTGGGCGGCGCGATAAAAATCGGCGCGATACCGTGGGCCTTAGCGGCTTCAATAAATGGCGCCGCTTCTTCTACTGGCACATCGGCGATAAGCACTGAGTCCACGCCCGCTTGCTGCGCTTTGGCATAAAAAGCATCGATGCCATTGGCGAATACGAGGTTCGCGTACAGTAATAACCCGATTGGCAGCTCTGGATATTTAGCGCGAATTTGCGCTAATAAGTTGAAGCACTGCGTTGGCGTTGTACCTGCGGCGAGGGCTCTGAGGTTCGCGCCTTGGATAACAGGGCCATCTGCCAGCGGATCGGAGAAGGGAAAACCTAATTCCAGTGCATCGGCACCATTTTGCACTAAGGTGTCGATAATTTTCAGTGACAGCTCAGGACTAGGATCACCCAAAGTAACAAAGGGCACAAAAGCGCCGCGGCCTTCGGCTTTTAAACGGCTAAACGCTGCGTGATAACGGCCAGCTTGATGAGGGATAGTTTGATTTGAAATGCTGCTCATCTTAGTTATTCCTCTTTACCGTTTAAAATGTCTGACACAGTGAAAATATCCTTATCGCCTCGGCCCGAGAGGTTAACGACCAAAATGGTCTCTTTGGTGCACTCTTTCGCTAGGCGCAGGGCATAAGCGAGGGCGTGGGCCGATTCGAGCGCGGGGATAATCCCTTCGCTGCGAGCCAATAATTGGAAGGTTTCTAGGGCTTCGTCATCGGTGGCCGATTCGTAGCGCGCACGGCCAATCGCGTTCAAATGGGCGTGTTGTGGGCCGACGGATGGGAAGTCAAGACCCGCCGAAATCGAATAGGACTCTTCGATTTGGCCTTCACTGTCTTGCATCAAGGGCGCCTTCATACCAAAGAAAATCCCGGTTTTGCCATGTTTGAGTGGCGCGCCGTGCATATGGGTATCAATGCCTTTACCTGCGGGTTCGACCCCAATTAGCTCGACACTGGTTTCATCAATAAAGTCGGCAAACATACCAATGGCATTAGAGCCACCGCCGACACAGGCGATCACCGCATCGGGCAGACGACCTTCGCGCTCCAGCATTTGTTTCTTGGTTTCTTCACCGATCATACGTTGGAACTCACGCACTATGGTCGGGAACGGGTGCGGCCCTGCGGCTGTACCTAAGAGATAGTGGGCTTTTTCGTAGCTGCCAGACCAGTCGCGCATCGCCTCGTTACAGGCATCTTTTAAGGTGGCCGAGCCTGAGGTGACAGGAATGACTTCTGCGCCCATCAAACGCATTCTAAATACGTTAGGTGATTGGCGGGCAACGTCTTTCGCGCCCATATAGACTTTGCATTTTAATCCCAGCAGCGCACAGGCAAGGGCGGTGGCAACACCGTGCTGGCCAGCGCCGGTTTCTGCAATAATCTCTTTTTTACCCATGCGTTTAGCCAGTAATGCTTGGCCCAATACTTGGTTGGTTTTATGGGCGCCGCCATGGAGTAAATCTTCCCGCTTGAGGTAGATTTTCACCATAGGGTTAGGGCTTAAATTGCGGGTTAGTGTCAGTGCCGTTGGGCGACCCGCGTAGTTTTTCAGCAGGTCGGTAAACTCGGCTTGAAAGGATTCATCGGCCTGCGCTTCGACAAAAGCGTTTTCGAGTTGCTTCAGGGCGGGGACTAAAATCTGCGGCACATACATACCGCCGTATTCGCCGAAATAAGGGTTAAGCTTTAACTGTGACATACCTTGTTCCTTATCCTATTCATTTGTTTCGAGGGCTATATAGGTTAACGCCATCGAGTTTCAATTCTTGCTAGCCTGTACTTGCACAGGTTTTTATAAAAGTGGGTCTAGAGTCGTAATTGACTAAATGCCGCTTGGATTTTCTCTGCCGACTTAATGCCGGGGGCCGTTTCTAGGCCAGAGTTAAAATCTAAACCGTAAAATCCTTGGGCATTGGCACGGGCGGCATTGTCAGCATTGAGGCCACCCGCGAGCATGGCCTCGGCTTTATGGGCAATGGGGAGTTGCCAATCAAAGGCTTGCCCAGTACCACCAAAACCTGCGTCATTTTTGCTATCGAAGAGATAACGCTGCACCCCTCTTGGCATAGCAGCAAGTTCGCTGCTTTGAGCATCGACACTGACCGCCTTCCAAATTTGGGTGTTCAGTCCGGCCTGTTGCAGTAATTGGCTTAGCTCGGCAATTTCCAGCTCAGTTTCGCTGCCGTGCAGTTGCAGCGCGGCTAAACCACATTCTTGGGCGATACTCACCATGAACTCAGGCGTGCTATTCACGCATACGCCAACAAACTCAATGGCGGGCAAGTTAGCGGCGCGGTATTGCTGTACTAATTGTTTGGCGGCATCTTTAGTGAGCGCGCGTGGCGATTTTTCAGCAAAAATCAGCCCAGCATACACGGCGCCAGCAGTGGCCGCCGCTTGAATATCTTCAAGGCGGGTGAGACCGCAGACTTTATTGTGACCGAAGATCAATTTACGGCAGGCTAAATCAATGTCTTCTTCGGCCATAATCGAGCTACCGACCAAGAAGCCATCGACCAACGGGCTTAAGCGACGCACTTGCTCGTTAGTGTAAATGCCCGATTCGCTGATCACCACGCGATCGCTGCCGATGTGCGGCGCAAGGGCTTCTGTGGTGGCTAAATCGGTACTTAAATCTCGTAAGTTGCGGTTATTAATGCCAATAATAGGTGCATTTAAGACGATGGCGCGTTTCAGTTCTTCTTCATTGCTGACTTCGGTCAACACATCGAGTTGATACTTGGCCGCCTCGTTGGCAAGTTGCTGATATCGCTCATCATCGAGCACAGAAAGCATCAACAGAATCGCATCGGCGCCCTGATGAGCCGCTAATTTGATTTGATACTCATCTACAAAAAAGTCTTTACACAGAATCGGTTGGCTCACTTTGGCCCGCACTTTCGGGATATAGTCCATGTCTCCTTGGAAAAATTGCTCATCGGTTAATACCGAAATCCCAGCAGCATATTGGGTATAAATAGAAGCGATGGCTTCGACATCAAAGTCTTTACGGATTAAGCCTTTGGATGGACTGGCTTTCTTGCACTCTAAAATATAACCCGCCTTCGGGGCTTTTAAGGCGGCAAATAGACTACGGTCCGAAATCTTGGGGGTTAAGCTGTCTTCAGGAAAACGCAACTTAAGGGCGGCGATATGGGCGGCCTTAGTATCGACGATACGGGTTAAAACGTTGGCTTTTGCGGTGCTGGTTTGCATGCTACCCCTTACATCCTGCGATGCTTGATTATCTTCCGAGCGATGCGCGTCGGGTTGTTGAACCTGTGCCATGGTCATTATTCCTGTGCTTCGCTGCTGACTTTAGCGAGTTGATTCAGTAATTCAAAGGCTTTGCCGCTTTTTATGGTATTGAGCGCAAGGGCGGTGCCGGCTTTTACTGAGTCAGATAGGCCACACAGATATAAGGCACAACCCGCATTGATGGCAACCGCATGGGTGTGGGCATCGCTGCCTTGCCCTTGCAAAATTGATTGCGTGATTTGGGCATTTTGTGCAGGCTCGCCCCCTTCAAGCTCACTAATGTGGGCCTGCGGTACACCAAAATCCGCTGGCGTTAATTGATATTCAATAATCTCACCGTCTTTGAGTTCGGCGACTTGTGTGCTGCCATGGAGCGCCACTTCATCTAAACCACTGCCGTGCACCACCATGGCTCTTTGCGTGCCAAGGGCTTGCAGTACGCGGGCGATGGGCGTCACCAGCTCTGGGCTATAGACCCCAAGCAACATAAATTCTGGGCGCGCTGGGTTAATTAATGGCCCTAACACATTGAATAAGGTGCGAGTTTTCAGCGCTTGGCGCACAGGCACCGCATGTTTGACACCGCCATGGTAGTGGGGCGCAAACAGGAAGCACAGATTGAGTGATTCGAGGCAGCGGCTCGCCAGCTCGGGGGACATGGTTAAATCGATGCCAAATTGGGCGAGTAAATCTGAAGAGCCCGATTTGCTCGAGACGGAGCGATTACCGTGTTTTGCAACCTTGGCGCCAGCGGCTGCGGCGACAAAGGCAGCAGTGGTGGAAATATTGATGGTATTAAAACCATCGCCACCGGTGCCGACGATATCGATAATCCCTTGGCTACGGCTTGAGGCTGGGTAGGGAAATGGCTTAGCCGCGGCGCGCATCGCATCGGCGGCGCCACTGATTTCGGCAATGGTTTCACCGCGAATTTTAAGCGCCATTAACATGCCCGCCATCACGGCTTCATTCATTTCACCTTGGATAAGGGTGCTAAAGAGGCTGGCGGTTTGCTCGCGCGTTAATGCCTTACCCTGAAACAAGATATCGAGCAGGGGCTGAATCGATGTTGCGCTCATTATTGGGCTCCTGCGGTATTGTGGGCGATGTCTTGAGTCAAAAAGCGTAGGGTTTGGGTTAACAAGGTGCTGCCCAAGGTGGTTAAGATGGATTCTGGATGAAACTGAAAACCAACCGCCCTGTGCTCAGCATGCAAAATCGCCATTGGCATTTCTTCTGTGGTGGCAATGACTTCAAGACAATCAGGTACTTTTGTCGCTACTAAACTGTGATAACGGGCGACAGGTAAGGGCGAAGGCAAGTTAGCAAACACACCTGTACCATTATGGAAGGTGGGGCTGGCTTTTCCGTGCACCACAAAAGGCGCGCGCTCCACCTTACCACCGTAATATTCCACCATGGCTTGATGACCCAGACAGATCCCAAGCATAGGCACTTTGCCCGCGACTTTGTCGATCAGCGCCATCATGGAGCCCGCTTCATGGGGCGCGCCAGGGCCTGGTGATAAGACTAAGGCGCTAGGCTCGGTTTCCGCTAACAGCTTGTTGGCAATATAGTCGGCGGCAACATCATTACGGTAGATCACCACTTCACAGCC encodes:
- a CDS encoding lysine N(6)-hydroxylase/L-ornithine N(5)-oxygenase family protein, giving the protein MTTPKKENDRRIFDLLGIGIGPFNLGLAALSEPIDGFSCLFLDAKTEFDWHPGMLLSASRLQTPFMSDLVTMADPTSRYSYLNFAKQTGRLYPFYIRENFFLPRNEYNHYCQWVSKQLSNLRFGFKVTQLDYNAGEGIYHVTGVDRRSGQPQTYLCRKLVLGTGTTPYVPDNCPLHDPRVMHSASYMQQKTYLQSQSAITVIGSGQSAAEIFYDLLQDIDTYGYQLNWMTRSPRFYPLEYTKLTLEMTSPDYVDYFHELSPEKRSRLIAKQKSLYKGINAELINDIYDLLYQKRLVSDIQCQLLTNVALDKIETSGDTLTLKFNHLEQEYALEQQTGAVVLGTGYQYRLPEFIQGIKSQIEFDDRGQLAIQRDYGIDVRGDIFIQNAGLHTHGISSPDLGMGCYRNATILQAVLGYAPYPIEDSIAFQTFDPTKIRARQHQPTSTYSATKAIPSKPLPSAAQPTQNSNCEPQAALRISPSGGSVSVLMAPNKEAQ
- a CDS encoding DUF2798 domain-containing protein produces the protein MSSVNSVPTPKPRTIFGTPKLPAKYATVVMPFFLSILMSCIVSGISTFNGVGASTQFVELWLSAWGISWAVAFPTLLMVLPLVRKLTAAFVQLP
- the trpA gene encoding tryptophan synthase subunit alpha, translated to MSSISNQTIPHQAGRYHAAFSRLKAEGRGAFVPFVTLGDPSPELSLKIIDTLVQNGADALELGFPFSDPLADGPVIQGANLRALAAGTTPTQCFNLLAQIRAKYPELPIGLLLYANLVFANGIDAFYAKAQQAGVDSVLIADVPVEEAAPFIEAAKAHGIAPIFIAPPNADSDTLEKVSKSGEGYTYLLSRAGVTGTDTKAGTPVEEILAKLQAFNAPPPLLGFGIAEPAQVSAAIQAGAAGAISGSAVVKIIEAHQQDEAKLLSTLGEFTRAMKAAT
- the trpB gene encoding tryptophan synthase subunit beta encodes the protein MSQLKLNPYFGEYGGMYVPQILVPALKQLENAFVEAQADESFQAEFTDLLKNYAGRPTALTLTRNLSPNPMVKIYLKREDLLHGGAHKTNQVLGQALLAKRMGKKEIIAETGAGQHGVATALACALLGLKCKVYMGAKDVARQSPNVFRMRLMGAEVIPVTSGSATLKDACNEAMRDWSGSYEKAHYLLGTAAGPHPFPTIVREFQRMIGEETKKQMLEREGRLPDAVIACVGGGSNAIGMFADFIDETSVELIGVEPAGKGIDTHMHGAPLKHGKTGIFFGMKAPLMQDSEGQIEESYSISAGLDFPSVGPQHAHLNAIGRARYESATDDEALETFQLLARSEGIIPALESAHALAYALRLAKECTKETILVVNLSGRGDKDIFTVSDILNGKEE
- the trpCF gene encoding bifunctional indole-3-glycerol-phosphate synthase TrpC/phosphoribosylanthranilate isomerase TrpF — its product is MQTSTAKANVLTRIVDTKAAHIAALKLRFPEDSLTPKISDRSLFAALKAPKAGYILECKKASPSKGLIRKDFDVEAIASIYTQYAAGISVLTDEQFFQGDMDYIPKVRAKVSQPILCKDFFVDEYQIKLAAHQGADAILLMLSVLDDERYQQLANEAAKYQLDVLTEVSNEEELKRAIVLNAPIIGINNRNLRDLSTDLATTEALAPHIGSDRVVISESGIYTNEQVRRLSPLVDGFLVGSSIMAEEDIDLACRKLIFGHNKVCGLTRLEDIQAAATAGAVYAGLIFAEKSPRALTKDAAKQLVQQYRAANLPAIEFVGVCVNSTPEFMVSIAQECGLAALQLHGSETELEIAELSQLLQQAGLNTQIWKAVSVDAQSSELAAMPRGVQRYLFDSKNDAGFGGTGQAFDWQLPIAHKAEAMLAGGLNADNAARANAQGFYGLDFNSGLETAPGIKSAEKIQAAFSQLRL
- the trpD gene encoding anthranilate phosphoribosyltransferase, translated to MSATSIQPLLDILFQGKALTREQTASLFSTLIQGEMNEAVMAGMLMALKIRGETIAEISGAADAMRAAAKPFPYPASSRSQGIIDIVGTGGDGFNTINISTTAAFVAAAAGAKVAKHGNRSVSSKSGSSDLLAQFGIDLTMSPELASRCLESLNLCFLFAPHYHGGVKHAVPVRQALKTRTLFNVLGPLINPARPEFMLLGVYSPELVTPIARVLQALGTQRAMVVHGSGLDEVALHGSTQVAELKDGEIIEYQLTPADFGVPQAHISELEGGEPAQNAQITQSILQGQGSDAHTHAVAINAGCALYLCGLSDSVKAGTALALNTIKSGKAFELLNQLAKVSSEAQE
- a CDS encoding aminodeoxychorismate/anthranilate synthase component II, with amino-acid sequence MKLYLLDNFDSFTYNLVDQFRSLGCEVVIYRNDVAADYIANKLLAETEPSALVLSPGPGAPHEAGSMMALIDKVAGKVPMLGICLGHQAMVEYYGGKVERAPFVVHGKASPTFHNGTGVFANLPSPLPVARYHSLVATKVPDCLEVIATTEEMPMAILHAEHRAVGFQFHPESILTTLGSTLLTQTLRFLTQDIAHNTAGAQ